The window AGAGGATATCACGATATATAGGGCTGAGAACAACAATTCGATCTTTAAACTCTTCTAATTTAGGctaatttatttgaattataatatttaaatatgtagttttttttatttggatGAATTAATTAACCATTTAATTTAAGCCTTAAAGTTGTCATCTATGAACTAACCCTTTTAAATACGTTAGCCAAGTTCAATATAGACTTCGACCcaatattattttgttcaaAATGACAATCTTCCAACTGAAAGTgttgataatattataatatttttttaaaaaaattaaaataaatgggTCGGGTCGAGAATCCCATCGGGAAGATATTACTTTCCTAGTCCCTCTCCTGAGGTTGATTGGGGCAGGAAAATCTCAAAAGCTCGGGTCGTGATTGTTTCGGGACGAGAGTGGGGCGGGATTCGGATTGGGTCGTGATTTTCAGGTTTTTTGCCGGCCCTAATAGTAGACCAATTGATAAAACAGAAATTGTCTCATCGTGCTTTGTTAATATGCATGATTCTTAATATATTGTGAGTGATTTCATAATTAAATTTGATACAATCTTCAATTAATTGTATAGCTGGTGCGATATTCGACATGGAATATTCAAGATGGTTAGACGATGATTTAGGCTATATGTCTGAACTTAGAGTTGCAGTACAATCAAATTTATCCGACGGGGACCTAAGGGTAATAGTCGATGGATACATTGCACATTACGATGAAATCTTTAGACTCAAAGGAGTGGCTGTCAAATCCGATGTCTTCCACCTGATCACCGGGATGTGGGCTACTCCGGTAGAGAGGTGTTATCTTTGGATGGGCGGTTTCCGGCCTTCCGATCTCATCAAGGTTCGTTTAGATCTTTCAAGTTTAGTATTTCTAATATACTATAGGagtggtctcatgtgagaccgtatcacggatcataatctgtgagacgggtcaaccctacccatattcacaataaaaagtaatactttttcatgggtgacccaaataagagatccgtctcacaaatacgacccgtgagaccgtctaacacaagtttttgcctatactATACTAAATAGGATGTGTTTGATTCGAAATATTTCTAATGTTCCTTGTTTTTTGTTGATGATTAGATGTTAATACCGCAGTTAGACCCCTTAACCGAGCAACAATTAGTGGGGATATGTGGTCTCCAACAGTCCTCGCGGCAGGCAGAGGAAGCTCTCACTCAAGGGCTCGACCAACTACACAAATCTTTACTCCAAACCATTGCCAATTCTTCTCTTAACGACAGCATGCATCACATGGTTATCGCGTTGGGCAAACTCTCCAATCTCGAAGGATTCGTTCGCCAGGTACGTAAACATATTCTATTCTATGCTTGATTCCTCTATCTTATGATATAATAAAAACTTATACATCCTTCGTTAATGTTACGTTGTTATAGGCTGATAATTTAAGACAACAGACTCTCCATCAGCTACGTCGGATATTAACCGTTCGACAAGCAGCGCGATGCTTCCTTGTGATCGGGGAGTACTACGGTCGATTGCGAGCTCTTAGTTCTTTGTGGGCATCTCGTCCTAGAGAGTAAGATTAACTTATACACGTATAACTCAAGTAtcatttttcatgtatatgattcaaataataatttatttagtatatgatacaaaattaataatatattttcaggAGTTTGGTCACGGATGCAGATAGTTCTTGCCGAATGACTATGGAGTTACAATCTTTAAATAACCAATTCTCAAActtctgatatatatatatatatatatatatatattagaggGTTTCTTGGTTATTTATTATCTCTAGCTTTTGTCatacaatatatattaattatgatattgtaaattaatataatttaatttaatgggCATTAATTAGTTGAAAGTCTTCCTCTATATATATTAGggaaagataaaatattttattaaaaatgcGAATCgtcaaaaattattttaaaagtttagaaATGTATATATGATTAATTGACCAAAGTGTAATTGTAAGATTATaaaatgattatatatataccaaTATATTATGGAACAGTACttaataaattttcaaaataccGAAAATTTATCCtactaaaataattattttaatcaatcatcaaagatataaaaaaaatgatttttagtaTTCTAAATTTTATCAATACATATTTCTAGATtttttaattatcaacaaaaaaATAACGTACCGACTTCAGTAAGTTGAGTATGTCGATTGTGAGCACTCCACTAGGACCCATGTCACTAAGGAGCTGTTAAGGCTTGTACAACATGTATTGAATTGACTAAAATACTTATTTTAATCAATCATcaaagatataaaaaaaatgatttttaggaTTCTAAATTTTATCAATACATATTTCTAGACTTTTTTAAttagcaaaaaaaaaacaacgtaCCGACTTCAGTAGGTTGACTATGTCGATTGTGAGCACTCCACTAGGACCCATGTCACTAAGGAGCTGTTAATGGCTTGTACAACATGTATTGAATATGAGAAAACATTAATATCGTGAAAACCTAGATTCAAACAAAACGCCAAACCGAACCTGATGACACATAACTTTGTGCCTTTCACCGATTCCAGATGACAAATAACACAAGCCGAAACACCCAAAACTCTACTTTTATTAGCACTAGTAAAAGATGCACATGCATTGCATgtgctattattatttttaatttgatcaaataaaactaaataattaacacaaaattattttcgatttaaaaagatgttttattttgatttttttctatttaaaatGTGAAGTGACTTGAAAATGTTTTAAGTATGTTAAGAagggtaattattgaattaaatattttggtgtcctCAAAAGTAGTTATTATAAGGACCTCacacttaatataatagtatagatatacACTTGCGATATCAACAAAATTAgagatataataataatatattttgctTTCATcagtaggcaaaaacttgtgtgagacggtctcacgggtcatatttgtgagacggatctcttatttgggtcatccatgaaaaattattactttttatgctaaaagtattactttttcgagtgagtttcatgtgagaccgtctcacggatcttaatctgtgagacgggtcaaccctacccatattcacaataaaaagtaatactcttaacataaaaagtgatacttttgtatgtgtgacccaaataagagattcgtctcacaaatacgacccgtgagaccgtctcacacaagtttttgcctactttttattgtgaatatgggtagggttgacccgtctcacagattaagatccgtgagacggtctcacatgagacctactctcaTCAGTATTACAATTAGTTTtcagtttttttaaaatgctTGTGAGATTAATTGATACACGTCTTTGCAATTTCAAATTCACAACTTTCTTCTCATTCTCTTAACTCGTTTGATACATTCAATTCGGTTCGTCTTCTCAAAGGACCTACCAAATGAATAAACAAGGGTGCGATTTCATTCTCAAATTCATAGTTTCTTGACACAAAtacggcaaaaacttgtgtgagacggtctcataggtCGTatatgtgagacgaatctcttatttgagtcacccatatattactttttattgtaattttcagTCCTTTCTTGATTAATTGTTTCTTcttctcacatgagactcactcttatatATTAGACCTACTAAACAAATAAAGGCCAAAATTTCACTCACTTATTCACACTTAGTGGCTCAAACTCGATTACAAGTTCATGAATCTCAATGAACTACAACAAGAACGACCAATAAATTTAGCCGAGTGAAACAATTTTACATTGTGGGTGGCGGATAAGATCAAAAGAATTAcaagttttaaaaaattctaTATACGAGCAACTGCCTTATCCGCCTACTGAGTGCATCACCCAGCGCGAATGGAAGAACTTAGTCCTCTGCTTGAGGTCTATACAACGGAGGATCTTCGCCAAACACCAGAGACCTTAAAATGGCTTCACAGACTACACCATCATACACCAGCAAATGCCCTCCATCCGGCACTTCATGATACCGAATCCATGGCAACTTTTTGGAGACGTATCTTTGCAACTGGTATGGTACGACCTTGTCCTCACGGCCCTGCCAGATGTGCACCATGCTTTCCTTTTGAGGGCATGGATCACGTATGTCCATTGGATCAAACTCCCACTTGCCAAAAGCAACGATAAAGTCACGACGTAGGGAGTCAAATACAACTCGATTCCTCAACTCGTTCTGCATAATGCAAGAATATATGTCATAATCGATGAATAGTCCTGTTCAGAATGCataatttaattactttaaGTCTGATAGAAGAGTTGAATTCAACAAGTGATCCATTAGAAACGCAGTTTTCACCCTTAACGAAATCAAATCCAAGAGAAAATTACCCTACTAAGCAATTGGTACCCTGGTGAGTGCTTCAACACCTCTAAATCTTTATTGCTAAAAAATTGTGTGTTTCGGTCAAGGACAGTCGAGGATGGAAAAAGTTTCTGAGTTAGCCACCAATGCAATAATCCAGGAGAGTGGCTCGCAACAAAAACAGCCCATTTCGAAAGGGCCTTGCGGTAATCGTCATTTGTAAGATCACTCGGAAGAGATGGCCACTTATAATTTATGTACGGAACAACAAGCGCAGCACCTGCTAATCTggtaaaataaaaagaaagaaaaagaatgaGAACCCATATTGGAACATAGAAGCGACTTCTCGAAATATTACCGGTCGGGTATTCGTTTGAGGCAACCCCAGGTGGGGTAACATCCAAGGGAGACTCCAAGAACATAGAATTTGGATCCCAATTGTAGCTTATCAGCTAATTCCTCGATGTCAGATGCTTCACTCTTTAATGATCTTTTCGGGTTTGGATCACTTTCACCATATCCGGCTcggtgtcacgccccgagatgCATGGCATGAACATCGGCAATGTTCTTAAAAATTCAGTAATTAAATAAACCAAGAACACTAAGCCTAAACAACAGTCTTATTCCAAAGTAGAATTTATTCAAATAATTCGTTGTCTTACAAAACCAATGACAGAAGAACAAGTCTAATGTTCACAACTTATTCAAAAACAAATGATTATAAATTGTCTAGCCaaatcaccatccccaaaattcAGCTGATTCCTGCTCTtctatctcattctcatctgaAATAcaatgtaaggggtgagtgatatggtcgtCACTCAGTAATTGGAGGGAGCATATCTtcaaatttacaaaaaaaacatTATAACATTTTTGTTATCACTGGATCatatatttaaacaaaaacttatATTTGAGTAGATCTAAACATAAAACAATCAATGTCAAATATCTGGTTTAACTCCCCAGATGGGATCATAATATCTGGCTTAACTCCCCAGACCGGATCATGTATGTCTGGCTTAACTCCCCAGACTGGATCGTAAGTATCTAGTTTTACCCTACTAGACGAGGTCACAAACAAGATCAAAACATCTTCAAAAATATTTGTTGAAAACGATCATCATGAAATACATCGtatattcaaatttaaaataccatgaaataaatattataacgtATCAAGAAAATACACGTTCCACTTACTATCTTTTGCTAGTCTTGAAATCAAAGTTGACTCCAAGAGAGCTTGAGAGAGAGTTGagagaattatatttttttaa is drawn from Primulina eburnea isolate SZY01 chromosome 10, ASM2296580v1, whole genome shotgun sequence and contains these coding sequences:
- the LOC140842385 gene encoding transcription factor TGA9-like; the protein is MESGSGSPRTGVSQSKSASKQTTEKTLRRLAQNREAARKSRLRKKAYVQQLESSRLRLTQLEQDLQSATSQGLFLGGGVTIGNISSAGAIFDMEYSRWLDDDLGYMSELRVAVQSNLSDGDLRVIVDGYIAHYDEIFRLKGVAVKSDVFHLITGMWATPVERCYLWMGGFRPSDLIKMLIPQLDPLTEQQLVGICGLQQSSRQAEEALTQGLDQLHKSLLQTIANSSLNDSMHHMVIALGKLSNLEGFVRQADNLRQQTLHQLRRILTVRQAARCFLVIGEYYGRLRALSSLWASRPRESLVTDADSSCRMTMELQSLNNQFSNF
- the LOC140842387 gene encoding probable lysophospholipase BODYGUARD 1 yields the protein MVFRELFNMMMRCLGLSKRPTRPDFPVVDGVSSGADLHIMNSLRIRLSDGRFLAYKERGVPKIKSTFRIVVIHGFGSSKDMNFMASQELLDELGICLLLFDRAGYGESDPNPKRSLKSEASDIEELADKLQLGSKFYVLGVSLGCYPTWGCLKRIPDRLAGAALVVPYINYKWPSLPSDLTNDDYRKALSKWAVFVASHSPGLLHWWLTQKLFPSSTVLDRNTQFFSNKDLEVLKHSPGYQLLSRNELRNRVVFDSLRRDFIVAFGKWEFDPMDIRDPCPQKESMVHIWQGREDKVVPYQLQRYVSKKLPWIRYHEVPDGGHLLVYDGVVCEAILRSLVFGEDPPLYRPQAED